Proteins co-encoded in one Syntrophorhabdaceae bacterium genomic window:
- a CDS encoding twin-arginine translocase TatA/TatE family subunit has protein sequence MFGLGFPELIVILIIIIMIFGAGKLPEIGSAIGKGIRSFKKATHEPDNPDANEKKKEIKEGDKKP, from the coding sequence ATGTTTGGACTCGGTTTTCCAGAGCTTATTGTAATACTTATAATCATTATAATGATCTTTGGTGCTGGCAAACTACCAGAGATAGGAAGCGCCATAGGCAAAGGCATAAGGAGCTTTAAAAAGGCTACACATGAACCCGATAACCCTGATGCCAATGAAAAGAAAAAAGAGATAAAAGAAGGGGATAAAAAACCTTAA